GTTCCCGTCGAAATGTCTCCCACAACCATTATTCGAGTAGTAGCTTCTCTGGCTGTTGTATATAACTTTTCACACAATTCGTAAACCGCGCTGCCTCGGCCCCGTCGATCACCCGATGATCGATCGACAGCGACAGCGTCAACACCGTCCGCGGGACCACGTCACCGTCGACGACGCGCGGTTTCTCCTTGATCGCGCCCAACCCGAGGATCGCCGTCTCGGGGTAGTTGATGATCGGCGTCGCGTACTCCCCGCCGATCGCCCCGAAGTTCGTGATCGAGAACGTTCCACCCTGCATCTCCTCGCGCGAAATCGAGCGACCGCGCGCCTTCGAGACCAGTTCGTTCAGCTCGTCCGCCAACTGTAAAAGACCCTTCCGATCGGCGTGTTTGAGCACCGGCACCATCAATCCCGCGTCCGTCGCCGCCGCCACGCCCACGTTGTACTCGCCTCGAACCACGATCTCCTCGGCCTCCTCGTGGAGCTGTGCGTTGAGAATCGGATACTCGCGAAGCCCCGCGATGACCGCCTTGATCACGAACGGCATGTACGACAGCGAACTCCCGCGCTCCTCCGCGCGCTCCTTGAGTCGACTCCGCATCTCGACCAGCTCCGTCACGTCCGCCTCGTCGTGATGCGTCACGTGCGGCGCGGTGTACTTCGAGCGCTCCATCTGCTCGCCGATCGTCCGCCGAACACCCCGGTATGGAATCCGCTCGTCCTCGCCCGACACGGTAGAATCGACTATCGGTTCGGCCGACACCGCCTCCGCGTCGGCTTCCTGCGCCCGCCGCTGAGCGTCGGCGTACGCCTCAATCTCCGTGGGCGTGACGAACGCCTCACCGTCTTTCGTCAGATCGGTCGGCACCGAATCGAGGTCGATCGCCTCCTCTGCGGCGAGCTGTCGCGTCGCCGGCGCGGCGAGCGTCCGATCGCGACTCGCCGCCTCCGTCGGCGGCTCGACCGCCTCGTCGGTCGACTCGGCCTCCGCATCGAGCGACGCCTCGTCGTCAAGTCGCCGCGTCGCCGATGTCGGCCCCTCGTCGGTCGCCTCCGATGCGGCTTCCCCACCTGAGTCGGCCGCCGCCCGCACGTCCGCTTCCGTCACGCGACCGCCCGGACCGCTGCCCGCGACCGTGCCGATGTCAACGCCCAACTCGCGCGCGATTCGTCGCGTCGCCGGCGCGGCGAACGTCCGGCCGCCCGAAGCCGTCCCGGGATCCACACCATCGGGGACAGAATCGGCCTCGGAGTCGGGCGCAGAAACGCCCTCAGTACCGGCCGCCGAGTCAGCATCGGCCTCCGCGCCGATTTCAGCATCGGCCTCAGCCTCAGTCTCCGTCTCGCCCTCAACGTCGAAGGTGATGATCACCGTTCCGACAGGGACCATCTCGCCCTCCTCGGCCAGGATCTCTTTGACCGTCCCGTTCACCGGCGCGGGCACCTCGACGACCGCCTTGTCCGTTTCGACCTCGGCGACCGGCTGATCCTCCGAGACCGTCTCGCCGACCTCGACGAGCCACCGGACGATCTCCGCTTCCGTCAGGCCCTCACCGACGTCCGGGAGTTTGAATTCGCGAACCATCCTATGCCTCGTACGTCTCCCTGA
This genomic stretch from Natronomonas salsuginis harbors:
- a CDS encoding 2-oxo acid dehydrogenase subunit E2, which encodes MVREFKLPDVGEGLTEAEIVRWLVEVGETVSEDQPVAEVETDKAVVEVPAPVNGTVKEILAEEGEMVPVGTVIITFDVEGETETEAEADAEIGAEADADSAAGTEGVSAPDSEADSVPDGVDPGTASGGRTFAAPATRRIARELGVDIGTVAGSGPGGRVTEADVRAAADSGGEAASEATDEGPTSATRRLDDEASLDAEAESTDEAVEPPTEAASRDRTLAAPATRQLAAEEAIDLDSVPTDLTKDGEAFVTPTEIEAYADAQRRAQEADAEAVSAEPIVDSTVSGEDERIPYRGVRRTIGEQMERSKYTAPHVTHHDEADVTELVEMRSRLKERAEERGSSLSYMPFVIKAVIAGLREYPILNAQLHEEAEEIVVRGEYNVGVAAATDAGLMVPVLKHADRKGLLQLADELNELVSKARGRSISREEMQGGTFSITNFGAIGGEYATPIINYPETAILGLGAIKEKPRVVDGDVVPRTVLTLSLSIDHRVIDGAEAARFTNCVKSYIQQPEKLLLE